One genomic segment of Impatiens glandulifera chromosome 6, dImpGla2.1, whole genome shotgun sequence includes these proteins:
- the LOC124942618 gene encoding serine/threonine-protein kinase PCRK1-like isoform X1, giving the protein MKCFHFSNGVKRDDGSEDVVASRNSKLSWARSISVASSNLDTRRSEFDSELKDFSNSVSFYEFLSQRRSNYLRVFSFTELKSATRGFSRSLMIGEGGFGCVYQGVIRVSEDDCNVITDSNIDVAIKQLNRNGFQGHKEWVNEVNCLGVVSHPNLVKLVGFCADDDERGMQRLLVYELMSNKSLENHLLSRVTSSPLPWTTRLKIAQDAARGLAYLHEEMDFQLIFRDFKTSNILLDGEFNAKLSDFGLAKQGPTAGLSHVSTSVVGTVGYAAPEYVQTGRLTTKSDVWSFGVVLFELITGRRAVERNLPRSEQKLLEWVRPFSSDSKKFYQIIDPRLEGNYCIKSALKVASLANKCLTKHPKSRPKMSEVVEMLGDIINEIAKEVELEEDKVECSSSKRNKRKKVFLLREMMSLRNKPTGMLDWRSWTPRPVRTLS; this is encoded by the exons ATGAAGTGTTTCCACTTCAGTAACGGTGTCAAGAGGGACGATGGCAGCGAAGACGTTGTTGCATCGAGGAATTCGAAGTTGTCATGGGCACGATCCATCAGCGTCGCCTCTAGTAATCTTGATACAAGACGTTCTGAATTCGACTCGGAGCTTAAGGACTTCTCCAACTCGGTCAGTTTCTACGAGTTCTTGAGTCAACGTCGATCCAACTATCTTCGAGTTTTCTCTTTTACCGAATTGAAATCGGCCACTCGAGGTTTCAGCCGTTCCCTCATGATTGGAGAAGGAGGGTTTGGTTGCGTTTATCAAGGGGTTATTAGGGTTTCTGAAGATGATTGTAATGTCATTACCGATTCAAACATTGATGTTGCTATTAAACAGCTGAATCGCAATGGCTTCCAG GGGCATAAGGAATGGGTTAATGAAGTGAACTGTCTAGGGGTAGTAAGCCACCCAAATTTGGTCAAGTTAGTTGGTTTTTGTGCAGATGATGATGAAAGAGGGATGCAAAGGCTTTTGGTTTATGAACTGATGAGCAATAAAAGCTTGGAGAACCATTTATTGAGTAGAGTTACATCATCTCCTCTACCATGGACAACGAGATTGAAAATTGCTCAAGATGCAGCCCGTGGCTTGGCTTATCTCCACGAAGAAATGGATTTTCAG CTTATATTTAGAGATTTCAAGACTTCAAACATTCTTTTGGATGGTGAGTTCAATGCTAAACTCTCAGATTTTGGACTTGCTAAGCAAGGCCCAACTGCTGGACTAAGTCACGTTTCGACATCG GTGGTAGGTACAGTAGGTTATGCAGCGCCGGAATATGTTCAAACTGGAAGATTAACAACTAAAAGCGACGTGTGGAGCTTTGGCGTGGTTCTATTCGAGCTAATCACAGGAAGAAGAGCTGTGGAAAGAAATCTTCCTAGAAGTGAGCAGAAGCTCTTGGAATGGGTGAGACCATTTTCATCAGATTCAAAAAAATTCTACCAAATAATAGACCCGAGACTGGAAGGTAACTATTGCATAAAATCAGCTCTTAAGGTTGCGAGCTTGGCCAATAAGTGTTTGACGAAACATCCAAAATCCCGCCCTAAAATGAGTGAGGTGGTTGAGATGTTGGGCGACATTATTAATGAAATTGCCAAGGAAGTAGAATTAGAAGAAGATAAGGTGGAATGCAGTAGCAGCAAAAGGAACAAAAGGAAGAAGGTTTTCCTTTTGAGAGAGATGATGAGTTTGAGGAATAAACCCACAGGAATGTTGGACTGGAGAAGCTGGACTCCCAGGCCTGTGAGAACTTTGTCATGA
- the LOC124942618 gene encoding serine/threonine-protein kinase PCRK1-like isoform X2, with product MASSTQGHKEWVNEVNCLGVVSHPNLVKLVGFCADDDERGMQRLLVYELMSNKSLENHLLSRVTSSPLPWTTRLKIAQDAARGLAYLHEEMDFQLIFRDFKTSNILLDGEFNAKLSDFGLAKQGPTAGLSHVSTSVVGTVGYAAPEYVQTGRLTTKSDVWSFGVVLFELITGRRAVERNLPRSEQKLLEWVRPFSSDSKKFYQIIDPRLEGNYCIKSALKVASLANKCLTKHPKSRPKMSEVVEMLGDIINEIAKEVELEEDKVECSSSKRNKRKKVFLLREMMSLRNKPTGMLDWRSWTPRPVRTLS from the exons ATGGCTTCCAG TACTCAGGGGCATAAGGAATGGGTTAATGAAGTGAACTGTCTAGGGGTAGTAAGCCACCCAAATTTGGTCAAGTTAGTTGGTTTTTGTGCAGATGATGATGAAAGAGGGATGCAAAGGCTTTTGGTTTATGAACTGATGAGCAATAAAAGCTTGGAGAACCATTTATTGAGTAGAGTTACATCATCTCCTCTACCATGGACAACGAGATTGAAAATTGCTCAAGATGCAGCCCGTGGCTTGGCTTATCTCCACGAAGAAATGGATTTTCAG CTTATATTTAGAGATTTCAAGACTTCAAACATTCTTTTGGATGGTGAGTTCAATGCTAAACTCTCAGATTTTGGACTTGCTAAGCAAGGCCCAACTGCTGGACTAAGTCACGTTTCGACATCG GTGGTAGGTACAGTAGGTTATGCAGCGCCGGAATATGTTCAAACTGGAAGATTAACAACTAAAAGCGACGTGTGGAGCTTTGGCGTGGTTCTATTCGAGCTAATCACAGGAAGAAGAGCTGTGGAAAGAAATCTTCCTAGAAGTGAGCAGAAGCTCTTGGAATGGGTGAGACCATTTTCATCAGATTCAAAAAAATTCTACCAAATAATAGACCCGAGACTGGAAGGTAACTATTGCATAAAATCAGCTCTTAAGGTTGCGAGCTTGGCCAATAAGTGTTTGACGAAACATCCAAAATCCCGCCCTAAAATGAGTGAGGTGGTTGAGATGTTGGGCGACATTATTAATGAAATTGCCAAGGAAGTAGAATTAGAAGAAGATAAGGTGGAATGCAGTAGCAGCAAAAGGAACAAAAGGAAGAAGGTTTTCCTTTTGAGAGAGATGATGAGTTTGAGGAATAAACCCACAGGAATGTTGGACTGGAGAAGCTGGACTCCCAGGCCTGTGAGAACTTTGTCATGA